In a single window of the Hoyosella subflava DQS3-9A1 genome:
- a CDS encoding ABC transporter ATP-binding protein has product MGVEVAVEGLTKTFGSQNIWSDVTFTLPVGEVSALLGPSGTGKSVFLKSLIGLIRPERGSIVIDGTDILQCTQRELYEVRKMFGVLFQDGALFGSMDLYDNVAFPLREHTRKSESEVRQIVMEKMELVGLLGAENKLPGEISGGMRKRAGLARSLVLNPEILLCDEPDSGLDPVRTAYLSQLILDINSQIDCTVLIVTHNINMARTVPDNLGMLFRKHLVMFGPREVLLTSDEPVVGQFLNGRRLGPIGMSEEKDEATMAAEAAMAEAGHSDGSPDEDVRGVIPQIRPTPGMPQRQGELRRRERVRHLMDDLPEPARRAILEELREYEASQAGSN; this is encoded by the coding sequence GTGGGAGTCGAGGTCGCTGTCGAGGGTCTGACGAAGACCTTTGGTTCGCAGAACATCTGGTCTGATGTCACGTTCACGCTTCCTGTTGGGGAGGTGAGTGCGCTGCTGGGCCCGTCGGGTACGGGTAAGTCGGTGTTTTTGAAGTCGCTGATTGGTTTGATCCGCCCGGAGCGGGGTTCGATCGTGATTGATGGGACCGATATTTTGCAGTGCACGCAGCGGGAGCTGTATGAGGTGCGGAAGATGTTCGGTGTGCTGTTTCAGGATGGTGCGCTGTTCGGGTCGATGGATTTGTATGACAATGTGGCGTTTCCGTTGCGGGAGCATACGCGCAAGTCGGAGTCTGAGGTCCGTCAGATCGTGATGGAGAAGATGGAGCTTGTGGGTCTGCTGGGTGCGGAGAACAAGCTTCCGGGTGAGATTTCGGGCGGGATGCGTAAGCGTGCGGGTCTGGCGCGGTCGCTGGTGCTGAATCCGGAGATTTTGTTGTGTGATGAGCCGGATTCGGGTCTGGATCCGGTGCGTACGGCGTATTTGTCGCAGCTGATTCTGGATATCAATTCGCAGATTGACTGCACGGTGCTGATCGTGACGCACAACATCAATATGGCGCGGACGGTGCCGGATAACTTGGGGATGCTGTTTAGGAAGCATCTGGTGATGTTTGGTCCGCGTGAGGTGCTGCTGACCAGTGATGAGCCGGTGGTGGGGCAGTTCCTCAATGGTCGTCGTCTGGGTCCGATCGGGATGTCGGAGGAGAAGGACGAGGCGACGATGGCGGCTGAGGCGGCGATGGCGGAGGCGGGTCATAGTGATGGGTCCCCAGATGAGGATGTGCGTGGTGTGATTCCGCAGATCCGTCCGACGCCGGGGATGCCGCAGCGTCAGGGTGAGTTGCGCCGCCGGGAGCGGGTCCGGCATCTGATGGATGATCTGCCCGAGCCTGCCCGCCGCGCGATCCTTGAAGAACTCCGCGAATACGAAGCATCGCAGGCAGGAAGCAACTGA
- a CDS encoding MlaE family ABC transporter permease, with translation MAISAGALRNNKVGQAAEGMLTQAGLILQLLVDVVRNTFRKPFQTREFIQQAWFIASVTILPTALVAIPFGAVVSMMTGAIIRQLGAEGFTGSASSLAVVQQISPMVTALLVAGAAGSAVTADLGSRTIREEIDAMEVLGINPVQRLVVPRVLAMILIAALLNGLVAVIGVAGGYVFNVMLQDGTPGTYVAAFSALAQLPDLWIGEIKGMIFGVIAGVVAAYKGLHPKGGPKGVGDAVNEGVVITFLLLFFANFILTAVYIQIVPPRGA, from the coding sequence ATGGCTATCTCGGCTGGTGCGCTGCGAAACAACAAGGTTGGCCAAGCAGCTGAAGGGATGCTGACCCAGGCGGGTCTCATCCTTCAGCTGCTAGTAGACGTCGTCCGGAACACTTTCAGGAAGCCGTTCCAGACGCGAGAGTTCATCCAGCAGGCTTGGTTTATCGCCAGCGTGACGATCCTGCCCACGGCACTCGTCGCGATCCCGTTCGGCGCAGTTGTGTCCATGATGACGGGCGCGATTATCCGGCAGCTAGGTGCCGAGGGCTTCACCGGTTCTGCCAGCTCGCTCGCCGTGGTGCAGCAGATCAGCCCCATGGTTACCGCGCTACTTGTCGCTGGGGCTGCCGGTTCCGCAGTGACAGCGGACCTCGGTTCGCGCACTATCCGCGAGGAAATCGATGCGATGGAGGTCCTCGGGATCAACCCGGTCCAGCGCCTCGTCGTTCCTCGCGTGCTCGCGATGATTCTCATCGCAGCCCTGCTCAACGGCCTGGTCGCGGTTATCGGTGTGGCCGGTGGTTACGTCTTCAACGTCATGCTCCAAGACGGCACGCCAGGTACGTACGTGGCGGCCTTCTCGGCGCTGGCGCAACTTCCCGACCTGTGGATCGGTGAGATCAAAGGCATGATCTTCGGTGTCATCGCGGGTGTGGTCGCGGCCTATAAGGGTCTCCATCCGAAGGGCGGTCCGAAGGGTGTGGGCGATGCGGTGAACGAGGGTGTGGTCATCACATTCCTCCTCCTGTTCTTCGCAAACTTCATCCTCACCGCGGTGTACATCCAGATCGTTCCTCCAAGGGGGGCATGA
- a CDS encoding MlaE family ABC transporter permease encodes MTATRGRLDVMSRRAKTVVRKPVGALDSLGEQMAFYARAIGWIPATIKKYPKEVSRLLAEVTFGTGGLAVIAGTFGVIIAMSMFTGVVVGMQGFASLDQIGASVLTGMLSAYINTREIAPVIAALALSSTVGCGFTAQLGAMRISEEIDAVEVMAVPSLPFLVTTRIVAGFIAVIPLYVVGLLSAYFASRAINIYLNGQSTGAYDHYFNLFLPPEDVLWSFGKVLVFAFVLIMVHCFYGYTASGGPAGVGVAVGSSVRTVIVTIAILDFFLSLAIWGTSTTVRVAG; translated from the coding sequence ATGACTGCTACGAGAGGCCGACTCGACGTGATGAGTCGCCGGGCGAAAACAGTCGTCCGGAAACCCGTCGGCGCGCTGGACTCGCTGGGCGAGCAGATGGCCTTCTATGCCCGGGCCATCGGCTGGATTCCGGCGACGATCAAGAAGTACCCGAAAGAAGTAAGTCGTCTGCTTGCAGAGGTCACCTTCGGAACCGGTGGTCTGGCAGTGATCGCGGGCACCTTTGGTGTCATCATCGCGATGTCGATGTTCACCGGCGTCGTCGTCGGTATGCAGGGCTTCGCGTCACTGGATCAGATCGGCGCTTCGGTGCTCACGGGCATGCTGTCCGCGTACATCAACACCCGCGAAATTGCGCCTGTGATTGCCGCGCTTGCCCTGTCGTCGACGGTCGGTTGCGGCTTCACCGCGCAGCTCGGTGCTATGCGCATCTCAGAGGAGATCGACGCGGTCGAGGTTATGGCCGTTCCAAGTCTTCCGTTCCTCGTCACTACACGCATCGTGGCCGGCTTCATCGCCGTTATCCCGCTCTACGTCGTCGGATTGTTGTCTGCTTACTTTGCCTCCAGAGCGATCAACATCTACCTCAATGGGCAATCGACAGGCGCGTACGACCATTATTTCAACCTGTTCTTGCCGCCTGAAGACGTCTTATGGTCGTTCGGCAAGGTGCTGGTGTTTGCCTTCGTGCTGATCATGGTGCATTGCTTCTACGGCTATACCGCGAGCGGCGGTCCCGCAGGCGTGGGAGTCGCGGTGGGCTCGTCAGTGCGGACAGTAATTGTGACGATCGCGATTCTAGACTTCTTCCTCAGTCTCGCGATCTGGGGTACATCGACGACGGTGAGGGTTGCGGGATGA
- a CDS encoding MCE family protein — MSAPGKARVRIYGLTFIVLIIAFVLFTTMTFAKVFKPVTKAVVNVETLGNSLQREADVKISGVIIGEVRGTRSTPDGRAEIDIAIDRDQADFVPANVTAQILPKTLFGERYVELVMPDDPGPPIAAGAIIPEDDAGSAIDASRMYDVFYDLLTAVPPQDLAVTLGSLNQAFSGRGERLGVMVERFQEMAEGINRELPNLEATIQDFATFADTYSDALPDIVDALDTFRTTNTTIVEQRSSVDLMLETLTLAAGDLRGFLDVNGDRIINIAADSREALELLARYSPSYGCAIGYFADLVPRFERLFGVGVEERGRGLNVTVQLANPRGKYLPNQDEPRMFDTRGPICYQPVPPTEGKFGQYPGGAINDGAYAPPSRNPGPQNLQQLPDPLASVAPLGGSGNASDIAGSPAERDALSVVYGQATGLEPEDVPGWTTLIGAPVLRGAEVSFE; from the coding sequence ATGAGTGCGCCGGGTAAAGCGAGAGTTCGCATCTATGGGCTGACCTTCATCGTGCTCATCATCGCGTTCGTCCTGTTCACGACCATGACATTCGCGAAGGTGTTCAAGCCCGTAACCAAGGCTGTGGTGAATGTAGAGACGCTTGGAAACTCACTGCAGAGAGAAGCCGACGTCAAGATCTCCGGCGTCATCATTGGCGAGGTCCGAGGCACCCGATCGACACCGGACGGACGTGCTGAGATCGACATCGCGATCGACCGAGACCAAGCCGACTTCGTGCCCGCCAATGTCACTGCGCAGATCTTGCCGAAGACACTCTTCGGTGAGCGGTATGTCGAACTCGTCATGCCAGACGACCCGGGACCTCCCATCGCCGCCGGAGCGATCATCCCCGAGGATGATGCGGGAAGCGCGATCGACGCCTCCCGCATGTATGACGTCTTCTATGACCTCCTTACCGCAGTGCCGCCACAAGATCTCGCGGTAACCCTCGGATCGCTCAACCAGGCATTCAGCGGACGCGGCGAACGCCTCGGCGTGATGGTCGAGCGCTTCCAGGAAATGGCCGAGGGCATCAACAGGGAACTCCCGAACCTCGAGGCCACAATCCAGGATTTCGCGACCTTCGCGGATACATATAGTGACGCGCTACCCGACATAGTCGACGCACTCGACACATTCCGGACGACCAACACCACAATCGTGGAGCAACGGTCGTCAGTAGATCTGATGCTCGAGACGCTCACCCTGGCTGCCGGAGACCTCCGTGGATTCCTTGACGTCAACGGGGACCGGATCATCAACATCGCAGCGGACTCACGCGAGGCGCTGGAACTGCTCGCGCGATACTCGCCATCGTATGGCTGCGCGATCGGCTACTTTGCTGACCTGGTGCCACGGTTCGAGCGGCTCTTCGGAGTGGGTGTCGAGGAACGCGGACGGGGCCTGAACGTCACAGTGCAGCTTGCGAATCCGCGAGGAAAGTACCTACCAAATCAGGATGAGCCACGCATGTTCGATACGCGCGGACCGATCTGCTACCAGCCGGTGCCACCGACTGAAGGCAAGTTCGGCCAATATCCGGGCGGCGCCATCAACGACGGCGCCTACGCACCGCCATCACGCAACCCAGGCCCGCAGAATCTCCAGCAATTGCCGGACCCGTTGGCATCCGTAGCGCCGTTGGGCGGTAGCGGAAACGCGTCCGACATCGCGGGAAGCCCGGCGGAACGCGACGCACTGTCCGTGGTCTACGGCCAGGCGACAGGCCTCGAGCCAGAGGATGTACCCGGCTGGACGACGCTGATTGGTGCACCAGTACTCCGGGGAGCAGAGGTGAGCTTCGAATGA
- a CDS encoding MCE family protein, translating into MRGLAAPLIKLGIFIVTTVLAVSVLAVAIANYLPTGGNTYKARFTDVTSMNVGDEVRIAGVRVGSVTGLKVVDRSEAEVEFRLRPGIELPADVQAAIRYRHLAGQRYLLLNQGDEQNGQLLEPDATIPNTSTKDAVNLTVLFNGFRPLFETLQPEDVNRLADQIIQIFQGEAATITQLVANVGTLTNAIADRDAVIGAVVNNLNSVLERVNEHDDDIRDMVSSLDVLVSGLSDDRETVGSAFASLASMSEELNALLEPSRPSIQGNISAIDQLAGNLNTGRPAVESAIQNLPVKLERFGKTASYGSWFSMYLCGIDLTLGPGSPPTRLNLPTGLPQINQPIYTNAATRCQPGGIQ; encoded by the coding sequence ATGAGAGGCCTAGCAGCACCACTGATCAAGCTCGGCATTTTCATCGTTACCACCGTGCTCGCCGTCAGCGTGCTCGCCGTTGCGATCGCCAACTACCTTCCCACCGGCGGCAATACCTACAAGGCGCGATTCACAGATGTCACCTCCATGAATGTGGGAGACGAGGTTCGAATCGCGGGCGTGCGCGTTGGAAGTGTCACCGGTCTCAAGGTTGTTGACCGAAGCGAGGCCGAAGTCGAGTTCCGGTTGCGACCGGGAATTGAACTGCCGGCCGACGTACAAGCAGCGATCCGCTACCGCCACCTGGCAGGCCAGCGTTACCTCCTGCTCAACCAAGGCGATGAACAAAATGGTCAGCTACTTGAGCCGGACGCCACGATCCCGAACACGAGTACGAAAGATGCAGTAAACCTCACGGTTCTGTTTAACGGCTTCCGGCCGCTGTTCGAAACCTTGCAACCGGAAGATGTGAACAGGCTTGCGGACCAGATCATCCAGATCTTCCAGGGTGAAGCGGCGACGATCACCCAGTTGGTCGCGAACGTCGGCACGCTTACGAACGCGATTGCTGACCGGGACGCCGTGATCGGTGCTGTGGTTAACAACCTGAACTCGGTACTCGAGCGGGTGAACGAACACGACGACGACATTCGGGACATGGTGTCCTCATTGGACGTCTTGGTCTCGGGGCTCTCCGATGACCGTGAAACGGTGGGCAGCGCATTCGCTTCGCTCGCGTCGATGTCTGAGGAACTGAACGCGTTGCTCGAGCCGTCCCGCCCGTCGATTCAAGGGAACATTTCGGCAATTGATCAGCTCGCGGGCAACCTCAATACGGGACGGCCCGCGGTCGAATCAGCGATTCAGAACCTGCCGGTCAAGCTCGAACGTTTTGGCAAGACTGCGTCCTACGGCTCGTGGTTCTCGATGTATCTGTGTGGAATCGATCTCACGCTCGGGCCGGGATCCCCTCCAACCCGGCTTAACCTGCCGACAGGCCTGCCGCAGATTAACCAGCCGATCTACACCAATGCGGCAACGCGCTGCCAGCCAGGGGGTATCCAGTGA
- a CDS encoding MCE family protein, translated as MTTHRSPVITGFIGLLVLLFATLSAFYLSDVPIYGASNRYSAEFSESSGLESGDEVRVAGVKVGDVTDVKLEGDRVVVDMLVQDTWIGDRTSASIQIKTLLGQKYVELEPRGTEGLDPSVRIPLDRTVAPYDVVPAFQEAGRTLGEVDMPQAAEAFETLSDAFRDTPEHMQNAIDGVTRLSETISSRDQELIELLDRTRDTTQIFADRNQEFQRLISNAGLLLQELNIRREAISLLLTSTQDLSNELTGLVADNEQQIGPALAQLQGVTDMLVANQESLGRAVNLMAPFYRVFADTLGNGRWFDIAILNITPPGLPDVPGIREPIRTVGGN; from the coding sequence GTGACGACCCACCGCAGCCCGGTCATTACCGGCTTCATCGGTTTATTGGTCCTTCTCTTCGCCACACTGTCCGCCTTCTACCTTTCCGACGTCCCTATTTACGGTGCGTCTAACCGCTATTCGGCTGAATTCAGCGAGTCGAGCGGCCTGGAAAGCGGCGACGAGGTCCGAGTAGCGGGTGTCAAAGTTGGTGACGTCACCGACGTCAAGCTCGAAGGTGACAGGGTCGTCGTGGACATGCTCGTCCAGGACACCTGGATAGGTGACCGAACGAGTGCCTCGATTCAGATCAAGACTCTGCTCGGGCAGAAGTACGTCGAACTCGAACCACGCGGTACTGAGGGGCTGGATCCTTCGGTGCGAATTCCATTGGACCGCACCGTCGCTCCATACGACGTCGTGCCTGCGTTCCAGGAAGCTGGACGCACACTCGGCGAGGTGGATATGCCGCAGGCAGCTGAGGCCTTCGAAACGCTGTCTGATGCATTCCGCGACACACCTGAGCATATGCAGAACGCCATCGACGGAGTCACCAGACTGTCGGAGACGATCTCTAGCCGCGATCAGGAACTGATCGAGCTTCTCGACAGGACACGCGATACAACGCAGATTTTCGCGGACCGCAACCAGGAGTTCCAGCGGCTGATCTCCAACGCCGGGCTGCTGCTTCAAGAGCTGAACATCCGGCGTGAAGCGATTTCGCTCCTACTGACATCAACTCAGGACTTGTCGAACGAGCTCACCGGCCTGGTCGCGGATAACGAGCAGCAGATCGGCCCCGCGCTCGCGCAACTGCAGGGCGTCACCGACATGCTTGTCGCGAACCAGGAAAGTCTTGGCCGAGCAGTGAATCTGATGGCCCCGTTCTACCGCGTCTTCGCCGACACGCTGGGTAATGGCCGCTGGTTCGACATTGCGATCCTCAACATCACTCCGCCAGGGCTCCCGGATGTGCCTGGAATCCGTGAACCGATCCGCACTGTGGGAGGCAACTGA
- a CDS encoding MCE family protein, which yields MTRQKTFGVIAAGLVLVLLAGIVVWYFFFRPGMKITTYFPTTVGIYSGTNIRVLGIDVGKVSSVTPVGDEVRVEMNINRGVDLPAEVHAMQMTPSLVSDRFIQLAPAYSEGPKLEGPDAEIPRERTATPVEVDEIYQALADFTEAMGADGANADGALSEFIDVTHENLVGNGEALGRSITELAEASRVFADGREDFFGTVRNLQELSTALAENDAQVRNFNTQMATFSDFLAGERDNLGAAINQLSFALDDVARFVNDNREALSSNIDGLAQVTGRVSQETDAMREIIVAIPIAISNLANAYNAEAGALSARVNLLELQDLGGTICGLVDLQRLYPGDSRFAELGRQMAPIIRQCEGLAEQVNAGVQSPGVVLPLGIMSNDLVQRSGPVPGTVPGQFSPIPQTQNEQSFTAPHGGGGQ from the coding sequence ATGACGCGGCAAAAGACGTTCGGGGTGATTGCCGCCGGCCTGGTGCTCGTCCTGTTGGCCGGAATAGTTGTCTGGTACTTCTTCTTCCGGCCGGGCATGAAGATCACGACCTACTTCCCGACGACGGTAGGCATCTACAGCGGCACAAACATTCGCGTGCTCGGAATCGATGTCGGCAAGGTATCGAGCGTGACCCCCGTCGGTGACGAGGTTCGCGTCGAGATGAACATCAATCGCGGCGTGGACCTTCCTGCTGAAGTCCACGCGATGCAGATGACTCCGTCACTTGTTTCAGACCGTTTCATCCAGCTCGCCCCGGCGTACTCAGAAGGTCCGAAACTCGAAGGGCCAGACGCAGAGATCCCCCGTGAGCGCACAGCGACTCCCGTGGAGGTGGATGAGATCTATCAGGCACTCGCTGACTTCACAGAAGCAATGGGTGCCGACGGAGCGAATGCCGACGGTGCCCTAAGTGAGTTCATCGACGTCACCCACGAGAATCTCGTCGGAAACGGGGAGGCTCTAGGCCGCTCCATCACCGAACTAGCTGAGGCCTCACGCGTGTTTGCCGACGGCCGTGAAGACTTCTTTGGTACGGTCCGCAACCTGCAGGAACTATCGACAGCACTAGCTGAGAACGACGCGCAGGTGCGCAACTTCAACACCCAGATGGCAACGTTCTCAGACTTCCTCGCGGGAGAGCGGGACAATCTTGGTGCGGCAATCAATCAGCTTTCGTTTGCGCTCGACGACGTTGCACGTTTCGTCAATGACAACCGAGAAGCACTGTCGAGCAACATCGATGGTCTCGCACAGGTGACGGGCCGTGTATCGCAGGAGACCGACGCGATGCGAGAGATCATCGTGGCCATCCCCATCGCGATCAGCAACCTTGCCAACGCGTACAACGCAGAGGCTGGGGCGCTATCGGCACGCGTGAACCTGCTTGAGTTGCAGGATCTCGGTGGCACAATCTGTGGTCTTGTCGATCTGCAACGTCTCTACCCCGGTGACTCGCGTTTCGCCGAACTCGGGCGACAGATGGCGCCGATCATCAGACAGTGCGAAGGTTTGGCAGAGCAGGTCAACGCCGGAGTTCAGAGCCCCGGAGTGGTCTTGCCACTGGGGATCATGAGCAACGATCTAGTCCAGCGTTCCGGGCCGGTACCAGGCACGGTACCGGGCCAGTTCTCGCCGATTCCGCAGACGCAAAACGAGCAATCATTTACTGCGCCGCACGGGGGAGGTGGACAGTGA
- a CDS encoding MCE family protein: MSKTSAVRKRLLRGAVATTGLGALAMTASGCFVMSDGIYTFPLPGGPSLGPDPISVTAEFDQVPEVFPETMVKVNGVNVGKIDRVDLSDDGWNAVVSMTLQNDLQLPANSRISIQQTALLGEKFLAIEPPPQADRVPEVIEEGDVIPIDNSRVQIEIEDIFGALSLLLNGGGVAQIQPIIEELDRAFGGREPQVKALLNDTNQLVASLNNQRAEIQRAFDNVEVMSGRLDNQREQISRVVEEIPRGTQILSEQTPQIIEMLRQLDGMSQVGTQVIGQARDDLVQDLRALRPTLQALANTGPDLPNSIQLLPTYPFPDAAIDSTFGGAINLWLAVDLSIADTLENLGVGQGTPQYVAPYGSPQPAVDPSNPYIGGNGPRPGPGTQPLLPLGNLVQVGLPNGDEMPGPIQDLLNMLGDRQP; the protein is encoded by the coding sequence GTGAGCAAGACATCCGCTGTTCGTAAAAGGCTACTTAGAGGGGCTGTCGCCACGACGGGGCTGGGAGCGCTGGCAATGACCGCCTCTGGCTGCTTCGTGATGAGCGACGGCATCTACACGTTTCCCCTTCCAGGCGGCCCGAGCCTGGGCCCCGATCCCATCTCCGTGACCGCCGAATTCGACCAGGTGCCTGAGGTCTTTCCGGAAACCATGGTCAAGGTCAATGGCGTCAATGTGGGCAAGATCGACAGGGTGGACCTGAGTGATGATGGATGGAACGCCGTCGTCTCCATGACGCTTCAAAACGATCTTCAGCTTCCCGCGAACTCACGGATCTCGATTCAGCAGACCGCACTGCTGGGTGAGAAGTTCCTCGCCATCGAGCCGCCACCCCAAGCAGACCGTGTGCCGGAGGTGATCGAGGAGGGCGATGTCATCCCAATCGACAACAGTCGGGTCCAGATCGAGATCGAGGACATCTTCGGTGCGCTCTCGCTACTGCTGAACGGCGGCGGCGTGGCCCAAATCCAGCCGATTATCGAGGAACTCGACCGGGCTTTCGGCGGTCGTGAACCACAGGTGAAGGCTCTGCTAAATGATACGAACCAGCTAGTGGCGAGCCTGAACAACCAGCGCGCGGAGATTCAGCGCGCGTTTGACAACGTCGAGGTTATGTCTGGACGCCTGGACAACCAGCGCGAGCAGATCAGCCGGGTTGTGGAGGAAATTCCCCGCGGAACCCAGATCCTCAGCGAACAAACGCCCCAAATCATCGAGATGCTCCGGCAGCTCGACGGGATGAGCCAGGTGGGAACCCAGGTGATCGGGCAGGCCCGCGACGATCTCGTTCAAGACTTGCGCGCGCTTCGCCCGACGCTCCAGGCGCTGGCGAACACCGGGCCGGATCTCCCGAACTCGATTCAGCTGCTCCCGACCTATCCGTTCCCGGACGCTGCCATCGATTCAACCTTCGGTGGAGCGATTAACCTCTGGCTGGCGGTCGATCTGTCGATTGCCGACACTTTGGAGAACCTCGGCGTGGGCCAGGGCACACCGCAGTATGTGGCTCCGTACGGTTCGCCACAACCGGCAGTTGACCCGTCGAACCCGTACATCGGGGGCAACGGCCCGCGGCCGGGCCCGGGGACACAGCCTCTACTGCCACTAGGAAATCTCGTCCAAGTCGGACTCCCGAATGGTGACGAGATGCCAGGTCCGATCCAGGACCTCCTGAATATGTTGGGAGATCGGCAGCCATGA
- a CDS encoding MCE family protein, which produces MISRFVKIQLILFVIVAVVGVIFVSAKYARLHTLLGFGEFPVYVEMEDNGGIFPYAEVTYRGIPAGLVGEVVPIPGGTRVELLIRNDAPDIPADSRAKVNNRSAAGEQFVDLQADTDEGPYLESGSVIEFENSSAPVRVESLLNGLYDLSQSIPLDKFREVVAETAEIFHGRGEDLGTIIDSFDAFSEEANESMDQTLQFLRDGSVVLRTQAEQANEIRSFSRDLTLITDQLQQSDQDIRRIINTSTDAGAAVSALLERGGPGLTEFLRTTEPIAEVLGERGQFLRPVLQALPALGAAAYTAAPGDGTARFGLIFELNNPPACTVGYEGTYQRLPGGPTGNPMINGAMSDWEWDTSVGCRTPQGSPVGVRSSNKAIFADPSVPQPWDNNPKRAGDHTDLAPFGRQAFELLELVGWN; this is translated from the coding sequence ATGATTTCACGATTCGTAAAGATCCAGCTCATCCTCTTCGTGATCGTGGCTGTGGTGGGCGTGATTTTCGTGAGCGCCAAGTACGCGCGTCTCCATACGCTGCTCGGCTTCGGTGAGTTCCCGGTATATGTCGAGATGGAAGACAACGGAGGAATCTTCCCGTACGCCGAAGTCACATACCGGGGTATTCCAGCGGGACTAGTTGGCGAGGTAGTGCCGATACCAGGTGGTACTCGGGTGGAACTCCTCATTCGCAACGATGCGCCGGACATCCCAGCTGACTCACGAGCGAAAGTCAACAACCGCTCGGCTGCGGGCGAGCAGTTCGTCGACCTCCAGGCTGACACCGACGAAGGGCCGTACCTCGAATCAGGCTCCGTGATCGAATTCGAGAACAGTTCCGCGCCGGTACGTGTGGAGTCTTTGCTCAACGGCCTGTATGACCTGTCGCAGTCGATCCCGCTAGATAAGTTCAGGGAAGTTGTGGCCGAGACGGCGGAGATTTTCCACGGCCGCGGCGAGGATCTGGGCACGATCATCGACTCATTCGATGCCTTCTCCGAGGAAGCCAATGAATCGATGGATCAGACCTTACAATTCCTCCGTGACGGCAGCGTGGTGCTACGCACTCAAGCTGAGCAGGCAAACGAGATTCGGTCGTTTTCTCGCGATCTGACCCTGATCACGGACCAGTTGCAGCAGAGCGATCAAGATATTCGACGCATAATCAACACGTCGACAGATGCGGGTGCGGCCGTGTCCGCTCTGCTCGAACGAGGGGGGCCAGGTCTTACTGAGTTCCTACGGACCACGGAGCCTATAGCCGAGGTTCTCGGTGAGCGTGGTCAGTTCCTCCGTCCTGTCCTGCAGGCACTGCCAGCGCTTGGCGCGGCGGCGTACACTGCTGCGCCTGGTGACGGCACGGCCCGCTTTGGTCTCATTTTCGAGTTGAACAACCCGCCGGCTTGTACTGTCGGCTACGAAGGTACCTATCAGCGGCTCCCCGGAGGCCCCACCGGAAATCCCATGATCAACGGTGCGATGAGCGACTGGGAGTGGGATACGTCGGTTGGCTGCCGGACGCCGCAGGGCAGTCCCGTCGGCGTCCGAAGCTCGAACAAGGCGATCTTCGCTGATCCCAGCGTTCCTCAGCCTTGGGACAACAACCCGAAGCGTGCCGGTGACCACACAGACCTCGCACCCTTCGGTCGGCAGGCATTTGAACTACTTGAGCTTGTCGGCTGGAACTGA